In Pedobacter heparinus DSM 2366, the following are encoded in one genomic region:
- a CDS encoding sugar phosphate isomerase/epimerase family protein yields MNIRKKRMMRNVSAAILTAGILLCGEALFAQDNLQIQRKGKASVKISLNAYSFTKPLLDKVRGRGAGMSLFELMDWSAKNGFDAVDLTGYFFPGYPAVPSDEFINEIKKHAFKLGLDISGTGVRNDFADPDPVKRAADVKHVKEWIDVAVKLGAPVIRIFAGPIPAGYENKRAEIEAYMAASMKECADYGKLRGVLIGVQNHGDFLKTADETISLVKRVNSDWFGVIVDSGYFITEDPYVDIEKTMPYAVNFQLKLSAFGAASPIKIDLPRIMKIVEKTGYRGYLPIETLSPQGGNKNKKNTPNAADKAAYDPYTVVPAFLKEVKAAQLAQFGD; encoded by the coding sequence ATGAATATTAGAAAAAAAAGAATGATGCGAAATGTATCCGCTGCAATTTTAACAGCTGGTATACTTTTATGCGGGGAGGCATTATTTGCCCAGGATAACCTGCAGATACAGAGAAAGGGGAAGGCTAGTGTTAAGATCAGTTTAAATGCTTATTCCTTTACAAAACCGCTTTTAGATAAAGTACGGGGCCGTGGAGCAGGAATGTCCTTATTTGAATTAATGGACTGGTCGGCCAAAAACGGTTTTGATGCGGTAGACCTTACCGGCTATTTTTTTCCGGGTTACCCGGCAGTACCCAGTGATGAGTTTATCAATGAGATAAAAAAACATGCTTTTAAACTGGGGCTTGACATCAGTGGTACAGGGGTACGCAATGATTTTGCTGATCCTGATCCTGTAAAAAGGGCGGCTGACGTAAAACATGTAAAAGAATGGATAGATGTGGCTGTAAAATTAGGCGCGCCTGTGATCAGGATCTTCGCCGGGCCAATTCCGGCTGGTTATGAAAATAAACGTGCTGAAATTGAAGCTTATATGGCTGCAAGTATGAAGGAATGTGCCGATTATGGAAAATTAAGGGGCGTACTGATTGGTGTGCAGAACCACGGCGATTTTCTTAAGACAGCCGACGAAACGATCAGCCTGGTAAAACGTGTCAACTCCGATTGGTTTGGTGTAATTGTAGATTCGGGGTATTTCATTACTGAAGACCCCTATGTAGATATAGAAAAAACTATGCCTTATGCCGTTAATTTTCAATTGAAACTAAGCGCTTTTGGCGCAGCAAGCCCTATAAAAATAGATTTGCCAAGAATCATGAAAATTGTTGAAAAAACAGGATATCGCGGTTATCTGCCTATAGAAACACTATCGCCTCAGGGCGGTAACAAAAACAAGAAAAATACACCAAACGCTGCAGACAAGGCCGCTTATGACCCTTATACGGTGGTGCCGGCATTTTTAAAAGAAGTTAAGGCTGCACAGCTGGCACAGTTTGGAGATTAG
- a CDS encoding family 16 glycoside hydrolase: MKRYKLLILAFFGSVCGIANAQDNIKWENLFDGKTLNGWEQVQGSARYEARDRMIIGTTTLNSPNSFLATKKNYGNFILELDFKVDAGLNSGIQFRSQKDKNYKDGIVHGYQVEIDPSERSWTGGIYDEKRRGWLADLSKNEEARKAFKPGEWNHFRIEASAYRMYTWINGVLASSLVDDMSSSGFIGLQVHATKESKPMKVYWKNIKIQNLDMNSASLNKAAQDLKKKATKSAVKTSLNAFSFAKKLNDKSMSLFDLIDYSAAQGFDAVDLTGYYFPGYPAIPSDEYLNNLKRHAFKMGIDISGTAVRNNFADPDPAKRAADVKHVKEWIDVAVKLGAPVVRVFAGPVPAGYENKWDEVAKYMAASLKECVAYGKAKGVLIGIQNHGDFLKTADETIKLVKMVDSDWFGVIVDTGYFIQDDPYIDIEKVMPYAVNFQVKESPFGVLSRIRIDMPRLMRIVNNSGYRGYLPIETLGDKVMKGQPKPAFPFRPYEPDKLVPALLKELKTAIANEYQ; the protein is encoded by the coding sequence ATGAAAAGATATAAACTATTGATACTGGCCTTTTTTGGTTCAGTTTGCGGTATAGCAAATGCCCAGGATAACATTAAATGGGAAAACCTTTTTGATGGAAAAACTTTAAATGGCTGGGAACAGGTGCAGGGTAGCGCCAGGTATGAAGCTAGGGATAGGATGATCATAGGTACAACTACTTTGAACTCGCCAAACAGTTTTCTGGCTACAAAAAAAAACTATGGAAACTTTATCCTTGAGCTGGACTTTAAAGTTGATGCGGGCCTGAATTCCGGAATACAGTTCCGGAGTCAAAAGGACAAAAACTACAAAGATGGAATTGTTCATGGCTACCAGGTAGAAATTGATCCCTCGGAAAGGAGCTGGACTGGGGGGATTTATGACGAAAAACGCAGGGGCTGGCTGGCCGATCTGAGTAAGAACGAAGAGGCAAGAAAAGCTTTTAAACCGGGCGAATGGAACCATTTCAGGATTGAAGCTTCTGCCTACCGGATGTATACCTGGATCAATGGGGTACTGGCCTCATCCTTAGTGGACGATATGTCCTCATCCGGATTTATCGGTCTGCAGGTACATGCCACCAAAGAGAGTAAACCCATGAAGGTTTACTGGAAAAATATCAAAATACAGAACCTGGATATGAACAGCGCCAGTCTGAACAAAGCTGCACAGGATTTGAAAAAGAAAGCCACAAAATCTGCTGTCAAGACCAGCCTAAATGCCTTCTCTTTTGCCAAAAAACTGAATGACAAATCGATGTCGCTTTTTGACCTGATCGACTATTCGGCCGCGCAGGGCTTTGATGCGGTCGACTTAACCGGATATTATTTCCCGGGTTATCCGGCCATACCCAGTGACGAATACCTGAACAACCTCAAAAGGCATGCTTTTAAAATGGGTATTGATATCAGCGGAACTGCCGTAAGGAACAACTTTGCCGATCCTGATCCGGCAAAAAGGGCAGCCGATGTAAAGCATGTAAAAGAATGGATAGATGTAGCCGTAAAATTAGGTGCCCCGGTTGTACGTGTATTTGCCGGCCCGGTACCTGCAGGATATGAAAACAAGTGGGACGAGGTAGCGAAATACATGGCCGCAAGTTTAAAGGAATGTGTAGCCTATGGAAAAGCGAAGGGAGTGTTAATAGGCATCCAAAACCATGGTGATTTCCTGAAAACAGCCGATGAAACCATTAAACTGGTAAAAATGGTAGATTCAGACTGGTTTGGTGTAATTGTAGATACCGGTTACTTTATCCAGGATGATCCTTATATCGATATAGAAAAGGTAATGCCTTATGCCGTAAATTTTCAGGTTAAGGAAAGCCCGTTTGGCGTATTGAGCCGCATACGGATAGACATGCCAAGGTTGATGCGTATCGTCAACAACAGCGGCTACCGTGGCTACCTCCCCATTGAAACACTAGGCGATAAAGTGATGAAGGGCCAGCCTAAACCAGCATTTCCCTTTCGGCCTTATGAACCAGATAAACTGGTGCCAGCACTTTTAAAAGAACTTAAAACTGCCATTGCAAACGAATATCAATAA
- a CDS encoding Gfo/Idh/MocA family protein, protein MDKKIIRAGIVGSGFAARFHYDALQRVFSTKVEIAGVYSVAEAELEEYTRLRKLKAYHNLDELIANCDLIHVCTPPVTHEPIVIAALKQNKHVIVEKPFTGYFGDGSADFNGDTFSRELGLEHTLASIKRMLDAEQESEGRIMYAENWVYAPAIQKEREILEKTGAQIIWMHGEQSHSGSHSLAYGQWKYSGGGSMIGKGCHPLTAAIYLKHVEGRVRNGAPIRPVTVSSRTHAITRMPGFKDEGHLQTTFKDIEDFAMLHIVFEDGTIADLFASELVLGGVNNKLEVNTSNHRTICNIGPNDAMQAYTPNEEKFKDIYVVEKTETKQGWSSISPDEGWFNGYQHEMDAFYRSAAFGDPIESNSSLAADVMATIYAGYVSAERKGTEVTITNL, encoded by the coding sequence ATGGACAAGAAAATTATACGTGCCGGAATAGTAGGATCTGGCTTTGCCGCAAGGTTTCATTACGATGCCTTACAACGCGTGTTTAGTACCAAAGTAGAAATAGCAGGTGTGTATTCTGTAGCCGAAGCAGAGCTGGAAGAATATACCCGGTTAAGAAAATTAAAAGCTTACCACAACCTGGATGAACTGATAGCAAATTGCGATCTGATCCATGTATGTACACCTCCTGTTACCCACGAACCTATTGTTATTGCTGCACTCAAACAAAACAAACATGTAATTGTAGAAAAACCTTTCACCGGCTATTTCGGGGATGGCAGTGCAGATTTTAACGGTGATACTTTTTCGAGGGAACTGGGCCTTGAACATACCCTGGCCAGCATCAAAAGAATGCTGGATGCCGAGCAGGAAAGTGAAGGCCGCATCATGTATGCCGAAAACTGGGTTTATGCGCCGGCAATTCAAAAAGAAAGGGAAATACTGGAAAAAACAGGGGCGCAAATTATCTGGATGCATGGCGAGCAATCCCATTCCGGTTCCCACTCTCTGGCTTACGGGCAGTGGAAATATTCCGGTGGTGGCTCTATGATCGGTAAAGGCTGTCATCCGCTTACTGCGGCCATCTATTTAAAGCATGTTGAGGGACGGGTACGTAATGGTGCCCCTATACGTCCGGTAACCGTATCTTCCCGTACACATGCCATTACACGCATGCCCGGCTTTAAGGATGAAGGACATTTACAGACCACCTTTAAAGACATTGAAGATTTTGCCATGCTGCACATTGTATTTGAAGACGGTACAATTGCCGATCTGTTTGCCAGCGAGCTGGTATTGGGTGGGGTAAACAATAAGCTTGAAGTAAATACGAGCAACCACCGCACCATTTGTAACATAGGGCCAAACGATGCCATGCAGGCATATACCCCAAATGAAGAAAAATTTAAGGATATTTATGTGGTAGAAAAAACAGAAACCAAGCAGGGCTGGTCTTCCATCTCTCCTGATGAAGGCTGGTTTAATGGATATCAGCATGAAATGGATGCTTTTTACAGGTCGGCCGCTTTTGGCGATCCTATAGAAAGCAACAGCAGCCTGGCTGCCGATGTGATGGCAACCATTTATGCCGGCTATGTTTCTGCAGAACGTAAAGGTACTGAAGTAACAATTACTAATTTATAG
- a CDS encoding MFS transporter yields METTKIGNYRWIVCGLLFFATTINYIDRQVIGLLKPTLEKEFHWTEVDYGYIVMAFAGMYALGYVVFGSFIDKVGTKIGYSISVIVWSIAAMLHAVVKGTVGFGMARGLLGLSEAGNFPAGVKAVAEWFPKKERALATGIFNSGTSIGAVVAPILVPWILGIYGWQEAFWITGALGFIWLIFWWIFYEIPSKQKRLKKAEYDFIHSDPDDELQEKPVKLKWIQLLGLRQTWVFIVGKVLTDPIWWFFLFWLPAYFADTFALDLKKPSLHLAVVYAATTFGSIGGGYLSSYFIKRGWPVLKARKTTLLIVAIAVVPIFFAQFAPNIWVAVAIISIATAAHQAWSANIFTIVSDIVPKQAVSSVVGIGGMSGSIASTLFPLLVGSLLAYYKNIGNIGAAYNILFIICGCAYFLAWFIIQMLTKKMKPVDFSNL; encoded by the coding sequence ATGGAAACGACTAAAATTGGTAATTATCGCTGGATTGTTTGCGGACTGCTCTTCTTTGCAACAACCATTAATTATATAGACCGGCAGGTGATCGGGTTGTTAAAACCCACGCTGGAAAAAGAGTTTCACTGGACAGAGGTCGATTACGGCTATATCGTGATGGCCTTTGCCGGTATGTATGCACTGGGCTATGTGGTTTTTGGTAGTTTTATTGATAAAGTTGGTACCAAGATCGGTTATAGCATATCTGTTATAGTGTGGAGCATCGCTGCCATGCTGCATGCTGTAGTTAAAGGCACAGTAGGTTTTGGTATGGCCAGGGGATTACTGGGGCTATCAGAGGCCGGTAATTTCCCTGCGGGTGTTAAAGCTGTGGCAGAATGGTTCCCTAAAAAAGAACGGGCCCTGGCTACAGGAATATTTAATTCTGGTACCAGCATCGGTGCAGTGGTGGCCCCAATTCTGGTACCCTGGATTTTGGGTATCTACGGATGGCAGGAAGCCTTCTGGATTACGGGCGCGCTGGGCTTTATCTGGCTCATATTCTGGTGGATCTTTTATGAAATCCCATCCAAACAAAAGCGGCTTAAAAAGGCCGAGTATGATTTTATACACAGCGATCCAGATGATGAGCTGCAGGAAAAGCCGGTAAAATTGAAATGGATCCAACTGCTTGGTTTACGCCAAACCTGGGTATTCATTGTAGGTAAGGTACTTACCGATCCGATCTGGTGGTTTTTCCTGTTCTGGTTACCGGCCTATTTTGCAGATACTTTTGCCTTAGACCTTAAAAAACCCAGCCTGCACCTTGCCGTAGTTTACGCAGCCACAACGTTTGGCAGCATTGGCGGGGGCTACCTGTCGTCTTATTTTATCAAACGCGGATGGCCGGTACTTAAAGCCAGAAAAACCACCCTGCTCATCGTGGCCATTGCAGTGGTGCCTATATTTTTTGCCCAGTTTGCTCCCAATATCTGGGTAGCGGTGGCCATCATCAGCATTGCAACCGCTGCGCATCAGGCATGGAGTGCCAATATTTTTACCATCGTTTCAGATATTGTGCCTAAACAAGCCGTAAGTTCTGTGGTAGGTATCGGTGGTATGTCGGGTTCCATTGCTTCAACTTTATTTCCGCTGCTGGTGGGTTCACTGCTTGCCTATTATAAAAATATTGGTAACATTGGTGCTGCTTACAATATTTTGTTCATCATCTGTGGCTGTGCTTATTTCCTGGCATGGTTCATTATACAAATGCTTACCAAAAAAATGAAACCTGTTGATTTTAGTAACCTATAA
- a CDS encoding putative oxidoreductase C-terminal domain-containing protein yields the protein MKYAKFNYLMVFLFALSCKSPSTENDAKIKLITLDPGHFHAALVQKSMYPDVDSTVYVYAAAGKDLDQHLEKIEGYNHAAENPTHWKEEVYRGKDFLQRMIADKKGNVVVIAGNNHFKTAYIDAAVKGGFNVLADKPMAIDAANFELLKTAFSMAADKKLLLYDIMTERSEITNILQRELAAIPEIFGSLQKGSPQQPAVEMESIHYFYKYVSGKILTRPSWFMDTSQQGEGIADVAVHLVDLVQWACFPDQVIRYEKDIQLNSASRWPTAITLSQFNAITKSNGFPDYLKKDVKDTLLNVFANGEINYKLRDVYVKVRALWDYKAKAGGDSHYAVFRGTKADLVIRQGADQDFKPSLYILPSVSPANLFAYEQALNDKINVVKARYPGIELKKIDKGWEVLIPEQYKNGHEAHFAQVTTRFLAYLKNGNMPAWEVPNMLAKYYTTTQALSLAIKEGELKKNGK from the coding sequence ATGAAATACGCTAAATTTAATTACCTCATGGTATTTTTGTTCGCCCTTTCCTGCAAATCTCCTTCTACGGAAAACGATGCAAAAATTAAACTGATTACACTGGATCCTGGTCATTTCCATGCAGCCCTTGTACAAAAATCCATGTATCCTGATGTAGATTCAACAGTTTACGTTTATGCAGCAGCGGGGAAGGACCTTGATCAGCACCTCGAAAAAATCGAAGGATATAACCATGCTGCTGAAAACCCCACTCATTGGAAAGAAGAAGTTTACAGGGGAAAGGACTTCCTGCAACGTATGATTGCCGATAAAAAGGGCAATGTAGTGGTAATAGCTGGAAATAACCATTTTAAAACTGCCTATATTGATGCTGCAGTGAAAGGAGGCTTCAATGTGCTGGCCGATAAACCAATGGCTATTGATGCAGCAAATTTTGAGCTGCTTAAAACTGCTTTTTCGATGGCTGCTGATAAAAAACTGCTGTTGTACGACATCATGACCGAGCGGTCTGAAATTACCAATATCCTGCAGCGCGAGCTGGCCGCCATACCGGAAATTTTCGGCAGCCTTCAGAAAGGTAGTCCGCAACAACCTGCGGTAGAGATGGAAAGTATACATTATTTTTATAAATACGTGTCCGGTAAAATCCTGACCAGGCCATCCTGGTTTATGGATACCAGTCAGCAGGGCGAAGGCATAGCCGATGTGGCCGTTCACCTTGTCGACCTGGTGCAATGGGCCTGTTTCCCCGATCAGGTTATCCGTTACGAAAAGGACATTCAGTTAAACAGCGCCAGTCGCTGGCCCACTGCAATTACTTTAAGCCAGTTCAATGCCATCACAAAAAGCAATGGTTTCCCCGATTACTTAAAGAAAGATGTAAAAGATACCCTGTTAAATGTGTTTGCCAATGGCGAGATCAATTATAAACTACGGGATGTATATGTAAAGGTAAGGGCCCTATGGGATTACAAAGCAAAAGCCGGTGGCGATTCACACTATGCTGTTTTCAGGGGCACAAAAGCCGATCTGGTCATCAGGCAGGGAGCAGATCAGGATTTTAAACCCAGCTTGTATATTTTGCCATCTGTTTCACCGGCAAATCTGTTTGCTTACGAACAAGCGCTTAATGATAAGATAAATGTTGTTAAAGCCAGGTATCCTGGTATAGAACTGAAAAAAATAGATAAAGGCTGGGAAGTACTTATTCCTGAGCAATATAAAAATGGGCATGAGGCACATTTTGCACAGGTAACCACCAGGTTTTTAGCTTATTTAAAAAATGGAAATATGCCAGCCTGGGAAGTTCCGAATATGCTGGCCAAATATTATACCACTACGCAAGCCTTATCATTGGCCATTAAAGAAGGAGAACTGAAGAAAAATGGGAAATAA
- a CDS encoding Gfo/Idh/MocA family protein, translating to MGNKVKWGILGNAKIGREKVIPALQKSPYCKVVAIASRDKVQVKKTARLLKIGKAYGSYEELLNDKDIEAVYIPLPNHLHVDWAIKCIAAGKHVLCEKPIGLSYTDALRLMEASAAHPKIKVMEGFMYRFHPQWIQVKRLINLNRIGELKMVQSFFSYYNADPSNIRNKVDVGGGALMDIGCYGISLSRFLFGEEPDSVMGSIERDPEMHTDKITSGMLEFPKGRAIFTCATQLMPYQRVNVMGTAGRIEIEMPFNPLPDQQTKITLYTKEGQEDMIFEAADQYTLQASAFSKAIVNDEAVPYPIQDALNNMKVIDAILESARVKREVNFPATGDKR from the coding sequence ATGGGAAATAAAGTTAAATGGGGCATACTGGGCAATGCTAAAATTGGCAGGGAAAAAGTGATCCCTGCTTTGCAAAAAAGTCCTTACTGTAAAGTGGTGGCTATTGCTTCAAGGGATAAAGTACAGGTTAAAAAAACAGCCAGGTTATTAAAGATTGGAAAAGCTTATGGCAGTTACGAGGAACTGTTAAATGATAAGGACATTGAAGCGGTATACATTCCCCTGCCCAATCATTTGCATGTAGACTGGGCAATTAAATGCATTGCAGCAGGTAAGCATGTACTGTGCGAAAAACCAATTGGCTTGTCCTATACTGATGCGCTCCGTTTGATGGAAGCCTCGGCAGCGCACCCAAAAATTAAAGTGATGGAAGGCTTTATGTACCGTTTCCATCCGCAATGGATACAGGTTAAACGGCTGATCAATTTAAACAGGATCGGAGAACTTAAAATGGTACAGTCATTCTTTTCTTATTACAATGCCGATCCGAGTAACATTCGTAACAAGGTTGACGTTGGTGGCGGGGCATTGATGGATATAGGCTGTTATGGTATATCTCTGTCCAGGTTTTTATTTGGAGAAGAACCCGATAGTGTAATGGGTTCAATAGAACGTGACCCCGAAATGCATACGGACAAGATAACTTCCGGTATGCTGGAATTTCCTAAAGGCAGGGCCATTTTTACCTGTGCTACCCAGCTTATGCCCTACCAGCGTGTAAATGTGATGGGTACTGCTGGCCGGATTGAAATTGAAATGCCGTTTAACCCGCTTCCCGATCAGCAAACAAAAATAACCCTCTATACAAAAGAGGGCCAGGAGGACATGATCTTTGAAGCCGCAGATCAGTATACCCTTCAGGCCAGCGCATTTTCAAAGGCAATTGTAAATGATGAAGCTGTACCATATCCTATTCAGGATGCGTTAAATAACATGAAGGTAATTGATGCCATTTTAGAAAGTGCCCGGGTTAAAAGGGAGGTAAATTTTCCTGCTACAGGTGATAAAAGATAA
- a CDS encoding cupin domain-containing protein — MSELIKSQNFQQGDNIPWEYASPGIQRQIYGYDNRVMLVKVKFEKGAVGTVHEHPHTQVSYVESGVFELTIDGEAQILKTGDGFYVPPNTLHGSVCLEAGVLIDVFSPHREDFLPHDEKA; from the coding sequence ATGAGTGAGTTAATTAAAAGTCAGAATTTTCAGCAGGGGGACAATATACCCTGGGAATATGCATCTCCGGGAATTCAACGGCAGATCTATGGATACGACAACCGTGTAATGCTGGTAAAGGTAAAGTTTGAAAAAGGTGCGGTAGGAACAGTTCATGAACACCCTCATACGCAGGTAAGTTATGTAGAAAGTGGCGTTTTTGAGCTGACCATTGACGGGGAGGCACAGATATTAAAAACCGGTGATGGTTTTTATGTTCCACCCAATACCTTACACGGATCAGTTTGTCTGGAAGCCGGTGTATTGATCGATGTGTTTAGTCCGCACCGTGAAGATTTTTTACCGCATGATGAAAAAGCATAA
- a CDS encoding GlcG/HbpS family heme-binding protein, which yields MMKKHKELRAMIDKIIDGVSDLVPLYLENEEDRAKSNGNLAICLIDAEGMVHGKVFGTDKIRGREAFRVAWVKASQVWITGFKTGEYERLVFNKEIEEDRFGIRKPDYIGWEGGQPITLPGGSIVSVGVSGLRSVSDLEIVLRALDRIPGAVINNELNNIYQTI from the coding sequence ATGATGAAAAAGCATAAAGAATTAAGGGCCATGATTGATAAGATCATTGATGGCGTATCCGATCTGGTTCCCCTGTATCTGGAAAACGAGGAAGACCGGGCTAAAAGCAATGGAAATCTGGCCATCTGCCTGATCGATGCAGAAGGTATGGTGCATGGAAAAGTTTTCGGAACCGATAAGATCAGGGGCCGAGAAGCTTTTAGAGTAGCCTGGGTCAAAGCCAGCCAGGTTTGGATCACAGGTTTCAAAACCGGGGAGTATGAAAGGCTGGTCTTTAATAAAGAGATTGAAGAAGACAGGTTTGGGATCAGAAAACCCGACTATATAGGTTGGGAAGGGGGGCAGCCCATTACTTTGCCAGGAGGTAGCATCGTATCCGTTGGTGTCAGTGGCTTACGCAGTGTATCCGATCTTGAGATCGTGCTCCGCGCCCTTGACAGAATTCCAGGAGCAGTTATAAACAATGAGTTAAACAATATTTATCAAACCATCTAA
- a CDS encoding Ldh family oxidoreductase, with protein MRKKKNNIHFSATQLREFSTRTFTYFGVPYDEAVLAADVLAYSDEHGIDSHGIARLKTYFDLLRAKKINPRPELRMLRERASVATIDGDNGLGLVVGPKCMEIAIQKARLHGSGWVSVCNTNHYGAAGYYPVMALKDDIIGLSMTNTTKGVAPFNGAEKMLGTNPIAIAFPGLKEPPVVIDFASSAVAYGKVEIAGRMAEEMPLGWCIDKQGNPTTSPTDMMQGGALLPLGADKNGSGHKGYCLAAMVDMLSAVLSGANWGPFTVPFAIDSAPTERQVGKGIGHFFGAMDIDGFRDVNEFKSNIDDWIHTMRNTAPIPGTGGVLIPGDPEREAYTLRMKEGIPLHPEVVSSLKTIEEYTGIKFD; from the coding sequence ATGAGAAAAAAGAAAAATAATATACATTTTTCTGCAACTCAGCTCAGGGAATTCAGTACCCGGACGTTTACCTATTTTGGTGTGCCTTATGATGAGGCCGTACTGGCAGCAGATGTGCTGGCCTATAGTGATGAACACGGGATAGACTCGCACGGCATTGCCCGGTTAAAAACCTATTTTGATCTGCTGCGGGCAAAAAAGATCAATCCCAGACCGGAACTGAGGATGCTGAGAGAAAGGGCAAGTGTGGCCACCATTGATGGTGATAACGGTCTGGGCCTGGTTGTAGGTCCAAAATGTATGGAAATTGCCATTCAAAAGGCAAGGTTACATGGTTCAGGCTGGGTTAGTGTGTGTAACACCAACCATTATGGGGCCGCAGGCTATTATCCGGTAATGGCATTAAAAGATGACATCATTGGCCTGTCAATGACCAATACCACAAAAGGGGTTGCCCCCTTTAATGGTGCAGAAAAAATGCTTGGGACCAATCCCATTGCCATTGCCTTTCCCGGACTTAAAGAGCCGCCTGTGGTTATTGACTTTGCTTCCAGTGCCGTAGCTTACGGCAAAGTTGAAATTGCCGGAAGAATGGCAGAAGAAATGCCCTTGGGCTGGTGTATTGATAAACAGGGAAATCCCACTACATCACCAACCGACATGATGCAGGGCGGGGCCCTCTTGCCACTCGGTGCCGATAAAAATGGAAGCGGGCATAAAGGGTATTGTCTGGCAGCTATGGTCGATATGCTTTCCGCAGTTTTAAGCGGGGCCAACTGGGGCCCTTTCACTGTCCCGTTTGCTATTGATTCTGCACCAACAGAGCGGCAGGTAGGTAAAGGTATCGGACATTTCTTTGGTGCAATGGATATTGACGGGTTCAGGGATGTCAACGAGTTCAAAAGCAATATTGACGACTGGATCCATACTATGAGAAATACTGCTCCAATCCCAGGCACTGGAGGTGTTTTAATTCCTGGGGATCCGGAAAGAGAGGCTTACACACTAAGGATGAAAGAGGGAATTCCATTGCATCCCGAAGTTGTCAGCTCATTAAAAACTATTGAAGAATATACCGGGATTAAGTTTGATTAG
- a CDS encoding alpha-ketoglutarate-dependent dioxygenase AlkB family protein, with the protein MDLFNTGTGADLNLLPHGGIVNYYGKLMSPATANHYLQVLLNTIEWKSDEAIILGKHIFTKRKVAWYGDREFEYTYSNTTKKALAWTAELLELKAMAEQKTGETFNSCLLNLYHSGEEGMAWHSDGEKDLKKNGAIGSMSFGAERKFSFKHKQSKETVSLILEHGSLLVMKDTTQSNWLHRLPPTKMVHKARVNLTFRTITT; encoded by the coding sequence ATGGATTTATTTAATACAGGTACAGGAGCAGATCTAAACTTATTGCCACATGGGGGCATTGTAAATTATTATGGCAAACTTATGTCCCCGGCAACAGCAAACCATTACCTGCAGGTGTTGTTAAATACCATTGAATGGAAAAGTGACGAGGCCATCATTCTTGGAAAACATATTTTTACCAAACGTAAGGTAGCCTGGTATGGCGACCGAGAATTTGAGTACACCTATTCTAATACCACTAAAAAAGCTTTAGCCTGGACTGCTGAGCTGCTAGAATTAAAAGCAATGGCCGAACAAAAAACCGGAGAGACTTTTAATTCATGTCTGCTTAACCTTTACCATAGCGGCGAAGAGGGCATGGCCTGGCACAGCGATGGAGAAAAGGACCTGAAAAAGAACGGCGCCATTGGCTCAATGAGCTTTGGAGCTGAACGGAAATTCTCATTTAAACACAAGCAAAGCAAGGAAACTGTTTCCCTGATTCTGGAGCATGGCAGCCTGCTCGTGATGAAAGATACTACGCAAAGCAATTGGCTGCACCGCCTGCCACCTACAAAAATGGTGCACAAAGCCAGGGTAAACCTGACTTTCCGTACCATTACCACTTAA